A part of Arachis hypogaea cultivar Tifrunner chromosome 12, arahy.Tifrunner.gnm2.J5K5, whole genome shotgun sequence genomic DNA contains:
- the LOC140176865 gene encoding serine/threonine-protein phosphatase 7 long form homolog, with translation MSDEKQRRAASDEEQNDDARGCPPRRSAGVVVVATFPSAVFFFPPPPLPLGESLPPPPHPNKNLMVRKLDPPLTLNSMVENHLRSTGFYHVSRIGVIRGFYPLLAALVERWRPETHTFVLPMDSSSDFLQSQSIAIFGRELEVSSSSKSYIKLGWVRCIRDAEPLDTKESIKRYVRWQIFCLLGSTLFTDKSTAYAHAKYLPLLHNFERIHTYSWGSACLAYLYRALCRASRWSHSERTTTWLSKTAAKFRQDIDYMEEFEWRPYDGLIIPDELHGYLEVCDIVALLLSFECVERHPVD, from the exons ATGAGCGACGAGAAGCAACGGCGAGCGGCTAGCGATGAGGAGCAGAACGACGATGCGCGCGGATGTCCTCCTCGTCGATCTGCTGGCGTCGTTGTCGTCGCCACCTTCCCTTCCGCCGTCTTCTTCTTCCCTCCCCCTCCCCTTCCCCTCGGCGagtccctccccccccccccccac CCTAACAAGAATTTGATGGTCCGTAAATTGGATCCGCCACTGACGTTGAACTCGATGGTCGAAAACCACTTACGCTCGACGGGTTTCTACCATGTTTCTAGGATTGGGGTGATAAGAGGATTTTACCCCTTATTAGCTGCTCTGGTGGAAAGGTGGAGGCCAGAAACTCACACCTTTGTATTGCCGATGG ATAGTAGTAGCGACTTCCTACAGAGCCAGAGCATCGCGATATTTGGTCGTGAACTAGAAGTCAGTAGTTCTTCGAAGTCCTATATAAAGCTGGGTTGGGTTCGATGTATCAGAGACGCAGAACCGTTAGACACTAAAGAGTCCATTAAGAGATATGTCAGATGGCAGATTTTCTGTTTGTTGGGTTCGACTCTATTCACAGATAAGTCAACCGCATATGCCCACGCAAAGTATCTACCATTGCTTCACAATTTCGAGCGGATCCATACTTATAGTTGGGGGTCAGCATGTCTCGCATATCTTTACAGAGCACTATGTCGTGCATCAAG GTGGAGTCATTCGGAACGGACCACAACGTGGTTATCGAAGACCGCAGCAAAATTTAGGCAAGATATAGACTACATGGAAGAG TTTGAGTGGCGGCCATACGATGGATTGATCATACCCGACGAGTTACATGGATATCTTGAGGTGTGTGACATCGTTGCTCTGTTGTTGTCGTTCGAGTGTGTCGAACGGCACCCTGTGGACTGA
- the LOC112728238 gene encoding uncharacterized protein, which yields MSLLLRNPLPPSLFHFIPSINNPSSFQSQAMASFSSSSSSSSSPSTTSTEQQKQQQNQNLDQNKLSHVLKYHNQTKHHFNRYARGPHGLDWANQPNPFRRYLSSPLLPLLHFPTDDNNADDDANAPLYNSLFHSLPSPQPISKTTISKFLYDSLALSAWKTTGFSTWSLRVNPSSGNLHPTEAYVIAPNSIESLFDTPCVCHYAPKEHALEVRAKIPPGFFKKFFPLNSFLVGLSSIFWREAWKYGERAFRYCNHDVGHAVGAVAMAAAGLGWDVKILDGLGCEELKYLMGLHVFPEFEVPSRAVMGKFPEIEFEHPDCVMLVYPSGTQGFDLDYKELSNAILESFPELEWRGKPNSLSKEHVCWDIIYRTSEIVKKPLTSGDRFLVDPFQSSGSYSEGSYKGYSVRQVVRKRRSAVDMDGVTGIQRDTFYQMMSHCLPSGCQPGGKQRRQLALPYRALPWDAEVHAALFVHRVVDLPQGLYFLVRNEDHLGELKKAMRPDFVWAKPEGCPNELPLYELLRFDCQRLAKQLSCHQEIASDGCFSLGMLARLEPTLREKNVWMYPRLFWETGVLGQVLYLEAHAVGISATGIGCFFDDPVHQLLGFEGSTYQSLYHFTVGGPVLDKRIMSLPAYPGPNVDA from the exons ATGTCACTCCTCCTTCGGAACCCACTTCCGCCATCACTGTTCCATTTCATTCCCTCCATTAACAACCCTTCTTCATTCCAATCACAAGCTAtggcttccttctcttcttcttcttcttcttcttcttcaccttctaCGACTTCCACTGaacaacaaaaacaacaacaaaatcaaaacctCGACCAAAACAAACTCTCTCACGTGCTAAAATACCACAACCAAACCAAGCACCACTTCAACCGCTACGCCAGGGGTCCACATGGGCTTGATTGGGCCAACCAGCCCAACCCATTTCGCAGGTACCTCTCTTCCCCTctcctccctctcctccatttcccCACTGATGATAACAATGCTGATGATGATGCAAATGCACCCCTTTACAATTCACTCTTCCATTCTCTCCCTTCTCCACAACCCATTTCCAAAACCACCATCTCAAAGTTCCTCTATGATTCTCTTGCTCTCTCGGCATGGAAAACCACGGGCTTTTCAACTTGGTCCTTAAGGGTTAATCCGAGTAGTGGGAATCTTCACCCAACTGAGGCTTATGTTATTGCACCTAACTCCATTGAATCACTTTTTGACACACCATGTGTTTGTCATTATGCCCCAAAGGAACATGCTTTGGAGGTAAGGGCCAAAATCCCACCTGGGTTTTTCAAAAAGTTCTTTCCTTTGAACTCTTTCCTTGTTGGGTTGTCTTCGATTTTCTGGCGTGAGGCTTGGAAGTACGGGGAGCGTGCTTTCAGGTACTGTAATCATGATGTTGGACATGCTGTTGGTGCTGTTGCTATGGCTGCTGCTGGTCTTGGTTGGGATGTGAAGATTCTTGATGGTTTAGGGTGTGAGGAATTGAAGTACCTTATGGGGCTCCATGTCTTTCCCGAGTTTGAGGTTCCATCACGTGCTGTTATGGGGAAGTTCCCTGAGATTGAGTTTGAGCACCCTGATTGTGTTATGCTTGTTTATCCAAGTGGGACTCAAGGTTTTGATTTGGATTACAAGGAGTTGAGTAATGCTATATTGGAGTCTTTTCCGGAATTGGAATGGAGAGGGAAGCCGAATTCCCTTAGCAAGGAGCATGTGTGCTGGGATATTATATATAGAACTTCTGAGATTGTGAAGAAGCCTTTGACTTCAGGGGATAGGTTCTTGGTGGATCCATTTCAGAGTAGTGGCAGTTATAGTGAGGGTTCTTACAAGGGATATAGTGTGAGGCAAGTGGTTAGGAAGCGAAGGAGCGCTGTTGATATGGATGGAGTTACAGGAATTCAGAGGGATACATTTTATCAGATGATGTCACATTGCCTTCCTTCAGGTTGCCAACCTGGAGGAAAGCAAAGGAGGCAGCTCGCGCTGCCATATCGGGCACTTCCATGGGATGCTGAGGTGCATGCTGCTTTGTTTGTTCATAGAGTAGTGGATTTGCCTCAGGGCTTGTATTTCCTGGTGAGGAATGAGGATCATTTGGGTGAGTTGAAGAAAGCTATGCGTCCCGATTTTGTCTGGGCCAAACCAGAGGGCTGTCCCAATGAGCTTCCTTTGTATGAACTCCTGAGATTTGATTGTCAGCGGCTTGCCAAGCAGCTCTCGTGCCATCAG GAGATTGCAAGTGATGGTTGCTTCAGCCTTGGTATGTTGGCTCGGTTAGAGCCTACATTGCGTGAGAAGAATGTATGGATGTATCCTCGTTTATTTTGGGAGACTGGAGTCCTTGGACAGGTATTGTACCTTGAAGCACATGCTGTTGGAATCTCAGCAACTGGAATTGGTTGTTTCTTTGATGACCCTG TGCATCAGTTGCTTGGGTTTGAAGGGTCAACTTACCAAAGCCTCTATCATTTTACTGTTGGAGGTCCCGTCTTAGATAAGCGCATAATGAGTCTACCAGCATATCCAGGCCCCAATGTTGATGCTTGA